From Candidatus Methylacidiphilales bacterium, one genomic window encodes:
- a CDS encoding sialate O-acetylesterase, with amino-acid sequence QCTAEESKKIRRTSYKGVGPGLWFAHEMLRRTGVPQGLICAAHGGTSMTQWSPVRMMDEKTSLYGSLMDSVEATGQPVAGVLWYQGESDANAEAVPQYTDRMKKLVTTLRKDLRQPGLPWLTVQIARFFGNHPPGDDLLWNRIQEQQRLLPRSIKNLAVVAAIDLSMDDGIHISATGHSRLALRLAHEADRLVHGNRREKAPPQLKTISAQKMLKGVPPPIGPAMDVVFKDVAGGLQAPGEPVGFALVNEEGVDQRAIYKTTLHGNTVRLHLLSNYPGAKLCYGIGTVPICNITDARDHSLPVFGPQVVGKHQAYLPFIKQWKVTAPIESALALDRISAPDVDALGVEVRTYGENQFGLEGFVMERPRWIGRQGHCYFAARLELSEPMRLNFLMGYDGPFRLWIDGKSHFINMNGTNPCFADESNKPASLSAGTHLIQVGMDLNHGGAWGFFLRFIRKDVTPAQVKSGVYAKPVYGI; translated from the coding sequence AACAATGCACGGCGGAGGAATCGAAAAAGATCCGGCGCACAAGCTACAAGGGCGTGGGGCCCGGCCTGTGGTTTGCACACGAAATGCTGCGGCGCACGGGCGTACCCCAGGGCTTGATTTGCGCCGCTCATGGAGGCACGAGCATGACGCAATGGAGCCCCGTCCGGATGATGGACGAAAAAACTTCGCTCTATGGTTCGCTGATGGATTCGGTGGAGGCAACCGGACAACCTGTTGCCGGAGTCCTTTGGTATCAGGGCGAAAGCGATGCGAATGCGGAGGCCGTTCCCCAATACACGGATCGGATGAAAAAGTTGGTGACCACGCTGCGTAAGGATCTGCGTCAGCCCGGGCTTCCCTGGCTGACAGTGCAGATTGCGCGTTTTTTTGGAAACCATCCTCCGGGCGATGACCTGCTCTGGAACCGGATTCAGGAACAACAACGCCTTTTGCCGCGCAGCATCAAAAATCTGGCGGTGGTGGCCGCCATCGATCTTTCGATGGATGATGGCATTCATATTTCTGCAACCGGACATTCCCGCCTGGCCTTGCGGCTTGCACACGAAGCCGACCGTCTCGTGCATGGCAACCGCCGTGAAAAAGCGCCGCCACAGCTCAAAACCATTTCCGCCCAAAAAATGTTAAAAGGCGTCCCCCCACCTATCGGCCCTGCCATGGACGTTGTATTCAAGGACGTTGCGGGAGGATTGCAGGCGCCCGGCGAACCAGTCGGATTTGCACTGGTGAATGAGGAAGGCGTTGACCAGCGTGCCATTTATAAAACCACGCTTCACGGCAACACAGTACGGCTGCATCTGCTGTCCAATTATCCCGGAGCGAAATTGTGTTACGGGATTGGAACCGTGCCGATTTGCAATATCACGGATGCCCGGGATCATTCCCTGCCCGTTTTCGGTCCTCAGGTTGTGGGCAAACACCAGGCCTATCTTCCCTTTATCAAACAATGGAAGGTGACTGCTCCCATTGAGTCTGCCCTGGCTCTGGATCGGATTTCAGCTCCCGATGTGGATGCGCTCGGCGTCGAGGTCAGAACCTATGGGGAAAACCAATTTGGCCTGGAAGGATTCGTCATGGAGAGGCCCCGTTGGATTGGCCGTCAAGGGCACTGTTATTTCGCCGCCCGGCTGGAGCTATCGGAACCGATGCGTCTGAACTTCCTGATGGGCTACGACGGGCCCTTCCGGCTTTGGATTGATGGAAAGTCTCACTTTATCAATATGAATGGCACCAATCCCTGTTTTGCAGACGAGAGCAACAAACCCGCCTCCCTCTCCGCAGGGACGCATTTGATCCAGGTGGGCATGGACCTTAATCACGGCGGGGCCTGGGGCTTCTTTCTTCGTTTTATCCGCAAGGATGTCACGCCCGCACAGGTCAAATCCGGCGTGTACGCCAAACCGGTTTACGGAATATAA